Proteins encoded together in one Ciona intestinalis chromosome 1, KH, whole genome shotgun sequence window:
- the LOC100175644 gene encoding uncharacterized protein LOC100175644, protein MASNSIFKNFRESLNSWLINVAGVSLTDISNKDPFSNKFNIFLFASLMAMLTAFLTLFVIACTYECCFAAQDKKRFKKQKKRAASITYRDFGNVYEMHENI, encoded by the exons CTTCAAGAATTTCCGTGAAAGCTTGAACTCGTGGTTAATCAATGTAGCTGGCGTTTCCCTCACCGATATCAGCAACAAAGATCCTTTCAGCAATAAAttcaacatatttttgttCGCCTCCCTCATGGCAATGCTTACTGCCTTTTTGACTCTTTTCGTTATTG CTTGTACTTACGAATGTTGCTTCGCTGCACAAGACaagaaacgttttaaaaaacaaaagaaaagaGCGGCGTCCATAACATACAGA GATTTCGGTAACGTGTACGAGATGCATGAAAACATATAG